A genomic segment from Anabas testudineus chromosome 6, fAnaTes1.2, whole genome shotgun sequence encodes:
- the LOC113165475 gene encoding receptor-type tyrosine-protein phosphatase beta-like isoform X36: MAVAGDNETLSNVTQISQYTRPGIIRNLSSSQSVSTISLSWDPPLGQVFLYSITWNNGGASTTTTTNSNSTVLSNLTSGTNYTITITAVAGDNKTQGDPYTSALFTKPAVARNLTVTEITTSSVFLNWTEPVGNSSFYIIQWTDGNVSQNLSVTETHVNISGLTAGVQYTFNVIAVAGDNQSQSEVTQISHYTKPEVVQNLTVTEITTSSVLLNWTEAEGNCAFYTVQWTNETDSWSINVTETHVNISGLTAGVQYTFNVIAVAGDNQTLSNVTQISQYTRPGIIRNLSSSQSVSTISLSWDPPSGQVFLYSVTWNNGGASTTTTTNSNSTVLSNLTSGTNYTITITAVAGDNKTQGDPYTSALFTKPEVVQNLTVTEITTSSVLLNWTEAEGNCAFYTVRWTNETDSWSINVTETHVNISGLTAGVQYTFNVIAVAGDNQSQSEKMQISHYTKPAVVRNLSVTKITTSSVFLNWTEPVGNSSFYIVQWTNGNVSQNLSVTETHVNISGLTAGVQYTFSVIAVAGDNQSQSEKMQISHYTKPAVVRNLTVTKITTSSVFLNWTEPVGNSSFYIIQWTDGNVSQNLSVTETHVNISGLTAGVQYTFNVIAVAGDNQSQSEVTQISHYTKPAAVRNLTVTKITTSSVFLNWTEPVGNSSFYIVQWTDGNVSQNLSVTATHVNISGLTAGVQYAFSVIAVAGDNQSQSEKMQISHYTKPAVVRNLSVTKITTSSVFLNWTEPVGNSSFYIVQWTNGNVSQNLSVTETHVNISGLTAGVQYTFSVIAVAGDNQSQSEKMQISHYTKPEVVRNLTVTEITTSSVFLNWTEPVGNSSFYIVQWTNGNVSQNLSVTETHVNISGLTAGVQYAFNVIAVAGDNQSQSEKMQISHYTKPAVVRNLTVTEITTSSVFLNWTEPVGNSSFYIVQWTDGNVSQNLSVTETHVNISGLTAGVQYTFSVIAVAGDNQSQSEKMQISHYTKPAVVRNLTVTEVTTSSVFLNWTEPVGNSSFYIIQWTDGNVSQNLNVTETHVNISGLTAGVQYTFSVIAVAGDNQSQSEVTQISQYTKPAAVRNLTVTKITTSSVFLNWTEPVGSSSFYIVQWTDGNVSQNLSVTETHVNISGLTAGVQYTFSVIAVAGDNQSQSEKMQISHYTRPGIIRNLNSSQSVSTISLSWNPPSGQVFLYSVTWNNGGASTTTTTNSNSTVLSNLTSGTNYTITITAVAGDNKTQGDPYTSALFTKPEVVRNLTVTEITTSSVFLNWTEPVGNSSFYIVQWTDGNVSQNLNVTETHVNISGLTAGVQYTFIVIAVAGDNQTLSNVTQISQYTKPGIIRNLNSSQSVSTISLSWNPPSGQVFLYSVTWNNGGASTTTTTNSNSTVLSNLTSGTNYTITITAVAGDNKTQGDPYTSALFTKPDIIRNLNSSQSVSTISLSWDPPLGQVFLYSVTWNNGGASTTTTTNSNSTVLSNLTSGTNYTITITAVAGDNKTQGDPYTSALFTRPEKPQTIMITAQGTYNLGINWTLPSGRVDYYMANISDINQKYLFSNTTQVTAASFSALYPGRVHVITVTAVAGSFTNTSDQSNFATVPTPTAYIIISQATNSSLSLQWPTPNLMDGAPNISYYITYQSQGGDVQSTNSTVNSTDLLLLSSGTLYNITVTTAGPKNLRSTVVSNSSYTLPNPVLNLRASPQSTTSITVTWSNPVGYLPYYGYLVKIYQNTTLDVYTTLNTTIVSNLEPGTGYNISVITTAANISASTAVQTFSYTMPGAVTGFTVSDVNTTAIQLTWVNPSDYKPTYSYTVIAFDGTVVVQTGSTNTKTYTFINLIPGKLYTFNVLTVLQGINSTVQNTSSYTRPDVVSNIIAIGSTTNMSVSWTPAVGQVFSYRVQLNRNDSATFQASNMSVNSTTVNTMFANLTQGVLYCVVVVSISGPYESNSSPVCNATFPNSPGSITVSSQTVSSINFTWSNPVGMDYALYTFTVFINDSFVNTTNNNWYQPGGLQPGTLYKISVATVGVLNYTSTAVTAQNYTRPYSVTQLQLTQITTNAVTLNWEQPENQSYSYSVQATNGSFSMLYKVSNTTYTIIGLLSGSNYNCTVTAETADGTQAAPVTIPCFTRPYSVTGVGAVALNTTAVNLSWIQPLEYKNTYSYRIETTGCGSQNTTLVGNVAVISGLNPGTNCTFCVYVRATNGTEGAPQCVSQYTRPLSVNSLIAVPTVDSITVSWAKSVNNTEMYNYILTWQGNNGSVNKTTNNTSFTIYNLDPGSAYNFSVTTVTADGTLSTPTWNSSCTNASPVYNQSCQGPNGTDAKIILSWAKPIGQNSGFLVTVNSMAGAVITQMTRPCCNQIVSGLNYNQQYNVTVVTQSCGQSSTPVSFFCWTGITNPTIPNDYELLASVTDMVYNQFTVQIQFNLLKSSSGPVTNVGMLVTNNPNSLIQTNQSLKQFLNVTYDQWISSGSPVYLATVKDFTIQSRSAVDYLTIKVGDASQWNGYNNGALSPKTKYQYAIALFTSLQLQGQLVNVVDSLVSVTPLYPAIELPENPAVITAIAAGVTVGIFFVIFIILIGVIFYWRRSHKKEPDINIQPMRSKVSVAIRVEDYEAYYKKQRADSNCGFAEEFEDMKPVGTNQSKTNALTLENKPKNRYNNVLPYDSSRVKLSIIHGDPHDDYINANYMPGYNSRKEFIAAQGPLPSTVKDFWRMVWEKNVYTLVMLTRCNEQGRVKCEQYWGPGTKHYENFTVTTISDVPLDDWTIRDFRIKNLKTAETRSVRHFHFTAWPDHGVPETTELLINFRHLVREHMDQYSRHSPTVVHCSAGVGRTGTFIAIDHLMYQIEGENIVDVFGIVHDLRMHRPLMVQTEDQYVFLNQCALDIIRSRTGNNVDLIYQNAAALSIYENVEPKKGYSKNGHYNT; this comes from the exons ATGGCAGTGGCTGGAGATAATGAAACCCTAAGTAACGTGACCCAGATTTCTCAATATACAA GGCCTGGTATAATAAGAAATCTTAGTTCTTCTCAAAGCGTCTCCACCATCTCTCTGAGCTGGGACCCACCTCTTGGCCAGGTGTTCTTGTACAGCATTACGTGGAACAATGGTGGAGcttcaacaaccacaacaactaaTAGCAACTCTACTGTGTTATCTAACTTGACTTCTGGTACAAACTACACAATCACCATCACTGCTGTAGCTGgagacaataaaacacaaggaGACCCTTACACATCAGCCTTATTCACAA AACCTGCAGTAGCGAGAAATCTCACTGTAACTGAAATCacaacatcctctgtgtttctgaactggactgaaccaGTGGGAAACAGTTCTTTCTATATAATACAGTGGACTGATGGAAATGTATCTCAGAatctcagtgtgactgagacacatgtaaacatctcTGGTCTGACTGCTGGAGTGCAGTACACTTTTAATGTGATAGCAGTGGCTGGAGATAATCAAAGCCAAAGTGAAGTGACACAGATTTCTCACTATACAA AACCTGAAGTAGTCCAGAATCTCACTGTAACTGAAATCACAACATCTTCTGTGTTGCTAAACTGGACTGAAGCAGAAGGAAATTGTGCcttttatacagtacagtggacTAATGAAACAGATAGCTGGAGCATCAATGTGACTgagacacatgtaaacatctcTGGTCTGACTGCTGGAGTGCAGTACACTTTTAATGTGATAGCAGTGGCTGGAGATAATCAAACCCTAAGTAACGTGACCCAGATTTCTCAATATACAA GGCCTGGTATAATTAGAAATCTTAGTTCTTCTCAAAGCGTCTCCACCATCTCTCTGAGCTGGGACCCACCTTCTGGCCAGGTGTTCTTGTACAGCGTTACGTGGAACAATGGTGGAGCTTCGACAACCACAACAACTAATAGCAACTCTACTGTGTTATCTAACTTGACTTCTGGTACAAACTACACAATCACCATCACTGCTGTAGCTGgagacaataaaacacaaggaGACCCTTACACATCAGCCTTATTCACAA AACCTGAAGTAGTCCAGAATCTCACTGTCACCGAAATCACAACATCCTCTGTGTTGCTAAACTGGACTGAAGCAGAAGGAAATTGCGCCTTTTATACAGTACGGTGGACTAATGAAACAGATAGCTGGAGCATCAATGTGACTgagacacatgtaaacatctcTGGGCTGACTGCTGGAGTGCAGTACACTTTTAATGTGATAGCAGTGGCTGGAGataatcaaagtcaaagtgaaaagatgCAGATTTCTCACTATACAA AACCTGCAGTAGTGAGAAATCTCAGTGTAACTAAAATCacaacatcctctgtgtttctgaactggactgaaccaGTGGGAAACAGTTCTTTCTATATAGTACAGTGGACTAATGGAAATGTATCTCAGAatctcagtgtgactgagacacatgtaaacatctcTGGGCTGACTGCTGGAGTGCAGTACACTTTTAGTGTGATAGCAGTGGCTGGAGataatcaaagtcaaagtgaaaagatgCAGATTTCTCACTATACAA AACCTGCAGTAGTGAGAAATCTCACTGTAACTAAAATCacaacatcctctgtgtttctgaactggactgaaccaGTGGGAAACAGTTCTTTCTATATAATACAGTGGACTGATGGAAATGTATCTCAGAATCTCAGTGTGACtgaaacacatgtaaacatctcTGGGCTGACTGCTGGAGTGCAGTACACTTTTAATGTGATAGCAGTGGCTGGAGataatcaaagtcaaagtgaagtGACACAGATTTCTCACTATACAA AACCTGCAGCAGTAAGAAACCTCACTGTAACTAAAATCacaacatcctctgtgtttctgaactggactgaaccaGTGGGAAACAGTTCTTTCTATATAGTACAGTGGACTGATGGAAATGTATCTCAGAATCTCAGTGTGACTGCgacacatgtaaacatctcTGGGCTGACTGCTGGAGTGCAGTACGCTTTTAGTGTGATAGCAGTGGCTGGAGataatcaaagtcaaagtgaaaagatgCAGATTTCTCACTATACAA AACCTGCAGTAGTGAGAAATCTCAGTGTAACTAAAATCacaacatcctctgtgtttctgaactggactgaaccaGTGGGAAACAGTTCTTTCTATATAGTACAGTGGACTAATGGAAATGTATCTCAGAatctcagtgtgactgagacacatgtaaacatctcTGGGCTGACTGCTGGAGTGCAGTACACTTTTAGTGTGATAGCAGTGGCTGGAGataatcaaagtcaaagtgaaaagatgCAGATTTCTCACTATACAA AACCTGAAGTAGTGAGAAATCTCACTGTAACTGAAATCacaacatcctctgtgtttctgaactggactgaaccaGTGGGAAACAGTTCTTTCTATATAGTACAGTGGACTAATGGAAATGTATCTCAGAatctcagtgtgactgagacacatgtaaacatctcTGGGCTGACTGCTGGAGTGCAGTACGCTTTTAATGTGATAGCAGTGGCTGGAGataatcaaagtcaaagtgaaaagatgCAGATTTCTCACTATACAA AACCTGCAGTAGTGAGAAATCTCACTGTAACTGAAATCacaacatcctctgtgtttctgaactggactgaaccaGTGGGAAACAGTTCTTTCTATATAGTACAGTGGACTGATGGAAATGTATCTCAGAatctcagtgtgactgagacacatgtaaacatctcTGGGCTGACTGCTGGAGTGCAGTACACTTTTAGTGTGATAGCAGTGGCTGGAGataatcaaagtcaaagtgaaaagatgCAGATTTCTCACTATACAA AACCTGCAGTAGTGAGAAATCTCACTGTAACTGAAGTCacaacatcctctgtgtttctgaactggactgaaccaGTGGGAAACAGTTCTTTCTATATAATACAGTGGACTGATGGAAATGTATCTCAGAATCTCAATGTGACTgagacacatgtaaacatctcTGGGCTGACTGCTGGAGTGCAGTACACTTTTAGTGTAATAGCAGTGGCTGGAGataatcaaagtcaaagtgaagtGACACAGATTTCTCAATATACAA AACCTGCAGCAGTAAGAAACCTCACTGTAACTAAAATCacaacatcctctgtgtttctgaactggactgaaccaGTGGGAAGCAGTTCTTTCTATATAGTACAGTGGACTGATGGAAATGTATCTCAGAatctcagtgtgactgagaCCCATGTAAACATCTCTGGGCTGACTGCTGGAGTGCAGTACACTTTTAGTGTGATAGCAGTGGCTGGAGataatcaaagtcaaagtgaaaagatgCAGATTTCTCACTATACAA GGCCTGGTATAATTAGAAATCTTAATTCTTCTCAAAGCGTCTCCACCATCTCTCTGAGCTGGAACCCACCTTCTGGCCAGGTGTTCTTGTACAGCGTTACGTGGAACAATGGTGGAGCTTCGACAACCACAACAACTAATAGCAACTCTACTGTGTTATCTAACTTGACTTCTGGTACAAACTACACAATCACCATCACTGCTGTAGCTGGAGACAATAAGACACAAGGAGACCCTTACACATCAGCCTTATTCACAA AACCTGAAGTAGTGAGAAATCTCACTGTAACTGAAATCacaacatcctctgtgtttctgaactggactgaaccaGTGGGAAACAGTTCTTTCTATATAGTACAGTGGACTGATGGAAATGTATCTCAGAATCTCAATGTGACTgagacacatgtaaacatctcTGGGCTGACTGCTGGAGTGCAGTACACTTTTATTGTGATAGCAGTGGCTGGAGATAATCAAACCCTAAGTAACGTGACCCAGATTTCTCAATATACAA AGCCTGGTATAATTAGAAATCTTAATTCTTCTCAAAGCGTCTCCACCATCTCTCTGAGCTGGAACCCACCTTCTGGCCAGGTGTTCTTGTACAGCGTTACGTGGAACAATGGTGGAGCTTCGACAACCACAACAACTAATAGCAACTCTACTGTGTTATCTAACTTGACTTCTGGTACAAACTACACAATCACCATCACTGCTGTAGCTGgagacaataaaacacaaggaGACCCTTACACATCAGCCTTATTCACAA AGCCTGATATAATTAGAAATCTTAATTCTTCTCAAAGCGTCTCCACCATCTCTCTGAGCTGGGACCCACCTCTTGGCCAGGTGTTCTTGTACAGCGTTACGTGGAACAATGGTGGAGCTTCGACAACCACAACAACTAATAGCAACTCTACTGTGTTATCTAACTTGACTTCTGGTACAAACTACACAATCACCATCACTGCTGTAGCTGGAGACAATAAGACACAAGGAGACCCTTACACATCAGCCTTATTCACAA GGCCTGAAAAGCCACAGACCATCATGATAACAGCACAAGGAACATATAACCTGGGCATCAACTGGACCTTGCCTAGTGGGAGGGTTGATTACTATATGGCGAACATCTCAGACataaatcagaaatatttgtttagCAATACAACGCAAGTCACAGCAGCCAGTTTTTCTGCTTTGTATCCTGGGAGAGTCCATGTAATCACAGTGACTGCTGTAGCTGGAAGCTTCACCAACACATCTGATCAGTCTAACTTTGCCACTG TTCCCACCCCTACTGCTTACATCATCATCAGCCAGGCGACAAACTCTTCGCTCAGTCTGCAGTGGCCAACTCCTAATTTGATGGATGGTGCTCCGAACATCAGCTACTACATCACCTACCAGTCTCAGGGCGGGGACGTACAAAGTACAAACTCCACAGTGAACAGCACAGATCTGCTTCTGCTATCTTCTGGAACTCTCTACAATATTACTGTAACAACAGCTGGACCCAAGAATTTAAGGAGCACAGTTGTCAGTAATTCTAGTTACACTC TGCCCAACCCTGTTTTGAATCTTAGAGCTAGTCCTCAATCCACAACCTCAATCACAGTGACATGGTCAAATCCAGTGGGATACCTGCCATATTACGGATACTTGGTTAAAATCTACCAAAATACAACGCTAGATGTTTATACAACACTTAATACAACCATTGTTTCGAACCTGGAGCCAGGAACTGGATATAATATCAGTGTCAttacaacagcagcaaacataAGCGCATCCACAGCTGTACAGACGTTCAGTTACACAA TGCCCGGTGCAGTGACAGGCTTCACAGTGAGTGACGTGAACACAACTGCCATCCAGCTCACATGGGTCAACCCTAGTGATTATAAGCCCACATATTCCTACACAGTGATCGCATTTGATGGCACCGTGGTAGTTCAGACTGGTTCGACAAATACGAAGACCTACACCTTCATCAATCTGATCCCTGGAAAACTGTACACATTTAATGTTCTTACAGTTTTACAAGGGATTAACTCCACAGTGCAAAACACATCAAGTTACACAA GGCCTGATGTAGTTTCTAACATCATAGCCATCGGAAGCACAACTAACATGTCAGTGAGCTGGACACCAGCAGTTGGACAGGTGTTCTCCTATCGTGTTCAGCTAAACAGAAATGACAGTGCAACATTTCAGGCATCAAACATGAGTGTGAACAGCACTACTGTAAACACTATGTTTGCGAACCTGACACAAGGAGTGCTTTACTGTGTAGTGGTTGTCAGCATAAGTGGACCTTATGAGAGTAACAGTTCACCGGTTTGCAACGCAACAT TTCCCAACAGTCCTGGCTCCATCACAGTTTCCTCTCAGACAGTGAGCTCCATCAACTTTACTTGGTCAAATCCAGTGGGGATGGACTACGCTCTTTACACCTTCACTGTGTTCATTAACGACTCTTTTGTGAATACTACCAACAACAACTGGTACCAGCCTGGCGGTCTCCAGCCTGGAACCCTCTACAAAATCTCTGTTGCTACTGTAGGCGTTTTGAACTATACGAGCACAGCAGTGACAGCACAAAACTACACCA GACCATATTCAGTAACCCAACTGCAACTGACACAGATCACCACAAATGCAGTGACCTTGAATTGGGAACAGCCGGAAAACCAATCATACTCATATTCAGTGCAGGCTACCAACGGCTCCTTTTCTATGCTTTATAAAGTTTCTAATACCACATACACAATAATTGGACTTCTGTCTGGGAGCAACTACAACTGCACTGTCACAGCTGAAACAGCAGATGGCACTCAGGCAGCTCCCGTGACAATCCCCTGCTTTACAC GGCCATACAGTGTCACAGGAGTGGGAGCTGTAGCCTTAAACACAACTGCTGTAAATTTGTCTTGGATACAACCACTAGAGTATAAGAATACATATTCATATCGGATTGAGACGACAGGCTGTGGTTCCCAAAACACAACCCTCGTGGGAAATGTGGCAGTGATCTCAGGGCTCAACCCTGGCACTAACTGCACCTTTTGTGTTTATGTCAGGGCAACAAATGGCACAGAAGGGGCACCACAGTGCGTCTCTCAGTACACTA GACCGTTGTCTGTGAACTCGTTAATAGCCGTTCCAACAGTGGACAGCATCACAGTCTCATGGGCCAAAAGTGTTAACAACACGgaaatgtataattatattttgaCCTGGCAAGGCAATAATGGAAGCgtgaataaaacaacaaacaacaccaGTTTTACAATCTATAACCTGGATCCTGGCAGCGCCTATAACTTCAGTGTCACCACAGTGACCGCTGATGGCACACTGAGTACTCCAACGTGGAATTCCAGCTGTACAA ATGCAAGCCCAGTGTACAACCAAAGCTGCCAAGGTCCAAATGGAACAGATGCAAAAATCATCCTGTCCTGGGCCAAACCCATTGGCCAAAACAGTGGCTTTCTAGTCACTGTAAACAGCATGGCAGGTGCCGTCATTACCCAAATGACACGCCCATGTTGTAATCAAATTGTCTCTGGTCTTAATTACAATCAGCAATACAACGTGACTGTGGTGACGCAGAGCTGTGGACAGTCCAGCACTCCTGTGTCTTTCTTCTGCTGGACAGGCATCACAA ATCCAACAATTCCAAACGACTATGAGTTGTTGGCCTCTGTGACTGACATGGTATACAACCAGTTCACTGTTCAGATTCAGTTCAACCTGCTGAAAAGCTCCAGCGGACCAGTCACTAACGTCGGCATGCTGGTGACAAACAATCCAAACAGTCTTATACAGACAA ATCAAAGTTTGAAACAGTTCTTGAATGTAACGTATGATCAGTGGATATCATCAGGCAGTCCAGTATACCTGGCAACAGTCAAAGACTTCACCATTCAGTCACGTAGTGCTGTGGACTATCTGACTATAAAAGTGGGAGATGCATCCCAGTGGAATGGCTACAACAATGGTGCTCTGAGCCCCAAAACAAAATACCA ATATGCCATTGCACTGTTCACCAGTCTACAGCTACAAGGTCAACTTGTGAATGTTGTTGACTCACTGGTGTCAGTAACACCTTTATATCCTGCTATTGAACTACCAGAGAACCCAG CCGTTATCACTGCCATTGCTGCAGGAGTAACAGTGGGCATTTTCTTTGttatcttcatcatcctcattgGCGTCATCTTCTACTGGAGAAG GTCACACAAAAAAGAACCAGACATCAACATCCAACCCATGAG ATCCAAAGT AAGCGTGGCTATCAGGGTGGAGGATTATGAGGCCTACTACAAGAAGCAAAGAGCGGATTCCAACTGTGGCTTCGCTGAAGAATTTGAG GACATGAAGCCTGTTGGTACAAATCAGTCGAAAACAAACGCTCTGACACTGGAGAACAAGCCCAAGAACCGCTACAACAACGTGCTTCCCT ATGACTCTTCTAGGGTGAAACTCTCTATTATCCATGGAGATCCACATGATGACTACATCAATGCTAACTACATGCCG GGTTACAACTCAAGGAAGGAGTTTATTGCAGCTCAGGGACCCTTGCCTTCCACAGTCAAAGATTTCTGGAGGATGGTGTGGGAGAAGAACGTCTATACCCTGGTTATGCTGACACGCTGTAACGAACAGGGACGA GTAAAATGTGAGCAGTACTGGGGCCCTGGCACCAAGCACTATGAAAACTTCACTGTCACAACGATCTCTGACGTACCACTTGATGACTGGACCATCAGGGACTTCAGGATTAAAAAT ttgaaaacagcagagacacgTTCAGTGCGTCACTTCCACTTCACAGCCTGGCCGGATCATGGGGTACCAGAAACTACTGAGCTCCTCATCAACTTCAGACATTTGgtcagagagcacatggaccAATACTCCAGACACTCTCCTACCGTGGTCCACTGCAG TGCTGGTGTTGGACGCACAGGTACTTTCATAGCCATTGACCATCTGATGTATCAGATTGAAGGGGAAAATATCGTAGATGTGTTTGGCATTGTCCACGATCTGCGCATGCACCGCCCCCTTATGGTGCAGACGGAG GACCAGTACGTGTTCTTGAACCAGTGTGCCTTGGACATCATCAGATCAAGAACTGGAAACAACGTTGATCTAATCTACCAAAATGCCGCAGCGCTCTCTATTTATGAGAATGTAGAACCCAAAAAAGGATATTCTAAGAATGGCCACTACAATACATAA